Part of the Mytilus edulis chromosome 9, xbMytEdul2.2, whole genome shotgun sequence genome, TTGGTTGATTGGGGgtattttataagacttttcaTCACTTAAACACGTTAATCACTTAAAAGTTACAATATCTTATGACTTAATGTATAAACTCAgatgattttgaatttttttttttacaataacatCAAAACATGACCCTCAAACATCCTTATGATACACTTTCAAAAAATATGTCTATATTTGTACTATCTTTACAATGAGTGACGTGGACGCTTTGGAAGAGGATTATTGTCTATGACATGTGGATAGTTCAGTCTCCTTTTGGTATTACCCCTCACTGGTGCAATTGCATGCTGACCTACTGTCCTTATTTTGACCATAGCATGGTTAAACTGGTTTACAGTTGGATTGTTATTGCAACCTCCACTGGTCCTATGTATCCCAAAATGCTGTTCAATTGGGTCTTGGTTAAACCTTTCTGTCAACACAAATGGCATTCCTTTACGTAATAACAGACGCGTACACTCCACAACAGAACGAACAGTTATCCGAAAGCCTTCTAACGTCTGGTAGCTTAACTGCATTTGATTTTTCTGTGTCTTACTAAATTCTCCAGGTCTTGCTTCAACACTTTGCTTCCAATCCTCAAAATACTTCAAAAAATCATCAGTCAGATAGTCCAACCTGGGATCATTTGGGTCTGTAAATGGTTTAAGATTGTCTTTTCTCTTCTGGTGACCTTCATTCAAGTTTCGGACATTAAGACAGTCAAAAAATTTGTCCATGTGGCGTATAAACTCTGTTGTAGCACTAGTTCTATCCCCATAAACCATTTCTAGAGCATTGGCCACAGTGGTACTTAAAACTTGGGCTGCCAGACTTACTTTCATTGCACCAAAGGATGTTATGTCAATGTGGGCCCTTGATAACTTTGGACACAATCTAAAGACTCCAGTACAGTGGTCCTTATATAGATCTACAATATGCATCCATGACACATCTTTACCTCCACACCACATCTTTCTGGTATTCTTGTGTGAGCCTGAATTTGAGAAACAATTCCTTGCTGTTTTGATCAGATGGGGTGGATctgaaacaaaatatatgtatcgTTCATCTGCAGCAAATCTGTTTATAGCGCGGTACACAGTTGTCTGTTGTTCATCTGTTTTGTGAAGTTTTATGAATCTTCTATTGGGTGAGGCCCCATCAGCAGTAATGTACAACACCTTAAGTCCAGCATCAATCTCAACTAACTCCACACATTCCCATAAAATTCCAAACAGTTGGTCCGATGTTATTCCATTGGTGGCGAAATGAGCAAGTGGGAACTTGAGGTCAACTGATATTCCGCGTACCATTACAACTAAAATGTGCGTAGCTAGCTTCTTTGCTTCTTCTTTAATGCATTCCTCCATATGGATTAGACTATTTGACATGCTGTCGAGATCTATGAAGCCAATCAATTCACCTGAATGTTTGTCATATACTAACTCACTCTTTACTTTTATTTCATCTTGTAGTAGTCCTACATATTGTTGCCATTCTTCTGTTGCACCTTTAGATTCCATTTCGTCTGCTAACATGTCAATAAGTTCAGGCTTAAATCCTACACCTTACTTAATCACATGAGTGTAGTCGTAAAGCAATCTTTCACTAGGAAGCTTAATAAAACCTGAGTGTCTTAAACTGTCATAAGTTGATGTTGATTTACTTTTCAAATATATGCACCATTTAATTAGCATAGGATGCCACCGCATACCTCTTTTGTCAGCCAAATTGTTGAATTTTGCTTGCTGTGACCAAAATAGGCGCTGGAAGCAGTTTTCATCTGGAAATTGTTCATTGACAGTACTTTCACATGATGTCATCAAATTAAACATATCTTTACTGTTATTTTCACTAAGCGAGACACCGTCAGATCTAATGGacttttcgactttcttcttcagTGCTGCAACCTGACTAACTAAGTTACTATTGTACTTCTTTAACTGTTTAATTTTTTCCACTTTCTCTGAATCAGTTAATCGACTGTTTCCTTTCCTGGATGTTAACCAGTTTTTACTTGGTGTAGGTGTTTTAAGTTTTCTTCTAGCTGCTTGCTTTTGAACAGTTTTCCGATAGGTAATGCAATTCTTACATCTTGGTTTCCACCTGTCAGTCAATAACATACATGATACGGTTCGGATTGTACTTTGGTAGGCACAGTCGCCACGGTAAGCCCCATAATCTGCTTCAACATAGGCCAATTTTCCGGAACACAAATTCTGTAGCTCTTCATCTGGATTACCAATGCATACATCATAATGAAGCAGCACATTCAAAAGACTTTCAACCTGCTGAATTGTAACAAATTTTCCTGGTAACATGTTCCAAAGGTCATGTTGATCACTTAATCTCTTGCCATGAACAAATACTTCTGCTGAGTAATTCTTCTTTATTGTACAAATGAACTTTACTCCAGGATTGTCACTATCATAAACAGATACATATCTTATAATTTCAGAAGAGCGCATAAATTCAACCTGTGCATATAAAGTGTTTTCCACAAGCTTCTGACAACTTCTTTTCAGTGCGGAATATTGTTCTTCCCTCTTGGTTGTTACAAATTTTTCCAAGTTGTAATTCGGATCGTATTGGTAGACTTTATCTAACACTACATAATGTTCTATATTTTCACTGGTCTCATCTGGCTCAATTAGGAAAGCTGGTGTCTGATCACTGCTTATACATGTATCACCTAATTCTGTCAATTCAGTGATGGGCCAAAAACTACTATCTGTATAGGCAGTATCtgcaataaaaatgaaaaaaggctAAAGATACATTTTACAGCCAGTAAAGGTAAACTGACAGAAATTCAGGCCAAAATTattaatatgtttgtttcccctcccctcCACTCGGTAAATAAGCCCCCAggtcaaaaaaatgttttcctataaaaaaaaatcagaaattattttcaTTCCTGAAAATGATTTGTTTCTATTTATGTAGCGCTTGAAAGCAAAAGGATCGAAACATtcaataaatacactcaaattgagcacacaTATTGACATAACTGATAAGTGGCCTCATT contains:
- the LOC139487761 gene encoding uncharacterized protein, whose product is MPRTSKRRCIGYRDKCRARKRVRKPKVLDAHTIEQQHILIDSDANTIEEQLLLIDDTAYTDSSFWPITELTELGDTCISSDQTPAFLIEPDETSENIEHYVVLDKVYQYDPNYNLEKFVTTKREEQYSALKRSCQKLVENTLYAQVEFMRSSEIIRYVSVYDSDNPGVKFICTIKKNYSAEVFVHGKRLSDQHDLWNMLPGKFVTIQQVESLLNVLLHYDVCIGNPDEELQNLCSGKLAYVEADYGAYRGDCAYQSTIRTVSCMLLTDRWKPRCKNCITYRKTVQKQAARRKLKTPTPSKNWLTSRKGNSRLTDSEKVEKIKQLKKYNSNLVSQVAALKKKVEKSIRSDGVSLSENNSKDMFNLMTSCESTVNEQFPDENCFQRLFWSQQAKFNNLADKRGMRWHPMLIKWCIYLKSKSTSTYDSLRHSGFIKLPSERLLYDYTHVIK